One genomic window of Procambarus clarkii isolate CNS0578487 chromosome 43, FALCON_Pclarkii_2.0, whole genome shotgun sequence includes the following:
- the LOC123750439 gene encoding uncharacterized protein — protein MSVNDQVTRLRKTEGAYTESDKEICEVLNASSHRVVTTEPEQLGIRYRRDSRGEQGGFLGGFLGGFLGGFLGGFLGGFLGGFLGGFLGGFLGGFLGGFLGGFLGGFLGGFLGGFLGGFLGGFLCGFLGGFLGGFLGGFLCGFLGGFLGGFLGGFLGGFLGGFLGGVLGGFLGGFLGGFLGGFLGGFLGGFLGGFLGGFLCGFLGGFLGGFLGGFLGGFLGGFLGGVLGGFLGGFLGGFLGGFLGGFLGGFLGGFLGGFLGGFLGGFLGGFLGGFLGGFLGGFLGGFLGGVLGGFLGGFLGGFLGGFLGGFLGGFLGGFLGGFLGGFLGGFLGGFLGGFLGGFLGGFLCGFLGGFLGGFLGGFLGGFLGGFLGGFLGGFLGGFLGGFLGGFLGGFLGGFLGGFLGGFLGGFLGGFLCGFLGGFLGGFLGGFLGGFLGGFLGGFLCGFLGGFLGGFLGGFLGGFLGGFLGGFLCGFLGGFLCGFLGGFLGGFLGGFLCGFLGGFLGGFLGGFLCGFLGGFLGGFLGGVLVASWLPKGFQGGFLGGFQGGFLGGFQGGFLGGFQGGFQCSFQGGFLGGFQGGFLGGFLGGFLGGFLGGFLGGFLGGFLGGFLGGFLGGFLGGFLGGFQGGFLGGFLGGFLGGFLGGFLGGFQGGFLGGFLGGFLGGILGGFLGGFQGGFRGGFLGRFLGGFLGGFLGGFLGGFLGGFLGGFLGGFVGGFLGGFLGDFLGGFLGGFLGGFLGGFLDGFLGGFQGGFLGGFLGGFLGGFLGGFLGGFLGGFLGGFQGGFRGGFLGGFLGGFLGGFLGGFLGGFLGGFLGGFQGGFQCSFLRASKVAS, from the exons atgtcggtgaacgaccaagtgacaagactaaggaaaacagaaggggcatatactgaaagtgacaaggaaatctgcgaggtactgaatgccagttCCCACAGAGtggtcacaaccgagcctgagcagctcggtATCAGATATAgacgtgacagcagaggag AGCAAGGTGGCTTCCTGGGTGGCTTCCTGGGTGGCTTCCTGGGTGGCTTCCTGGGTGGCTTCCTAGGTGGCTTCCTAGGTGGCTTCCTGGGTGGCTTCCTGGGTGGCTTCCTAGGTGGCTTCCTAGGTGGCTTCCTAGGTGGCTTCCTGGGTGGCTTCCTGGGTGGCTTCCTAGGTGGCTTCCTGGGTGGCTTCCTGGGTGGCTTCCTGTGTGGCTTCCTAGGTGGCTTCCTGGGTGGCTTCCTGGGTGGCTTCCTGTGTGGCTTCCTAGGTGGCTTCCTGGGTGGCTTCCTGGGTGGCTTCCTGGGTGGCTTCCTGGGTGGCTTCCTGGGTGGCGTCCTGGGTGGCTTCCTGGGTGGCTTCCTGGGTGGCTTCCTGGGTGGCTTCCTGGGTGGCTTCCTGGGTGGCTTCCTGGGTGGCTTCCTGGGTGGCTTCCTGTGTGGCTTCCTAGGTGGCTTCCTGGGTGGCTTCCTGGGTGGCTTCCTGGGTGGCTTCCTGGGTGGCTTCCTGGGTGGCGTCCTGGGTGGCTTCCTGGGTGGCTTCCTGGGTGGCTTCCTGGGTGGCTTCCTGGGTGGCTTCCTGGGTGGCTTCCTGGGTGGCTTCCTGGGTGGCTTCCTGGGTGGCTTCCTGGGTGGCTTCCTAGGTGGCTTCCTGGGTGGCTTCCTGGGTGGCTTCCTGGGTGGCTTCCTGGGTGGCTTCCTGGGTGGCGTCCTGGGTGGCTTCCTGGGTGGCTTCCTGGGTGGCTTCCTGGGTGGCTTCCTGGGTGGCTTCCTGGGTGGCTTCCTGGGTGGCTTCCTGGGTGGCTTCCTGGGTGGCTTCCTGGGTGGCTTCCTGGGTGGCTTCCTGGGTGGCTTCCTGGGTGGCTTCCTGGGTGGCTTCCTGTGTGGCTTCCTGGGTGGCTTCCTGGGTGGCTTCCTGGGTGGCTTCCTGGGTGGCTTCCTGGGTGGCTTCCTAGGTGGCTTCCTAGGTGGCTTCCTGGGTGGCTTCCTAGGTGGCTTCCTGGGTGGCTTCCTGGGTGGCTTCCTAGGTGGCTTCCTAGGTGGCTTCCTGGGTGGCTTCCTGGGTGGCTTCCTGGGTGGCTTCCTGTGTGGCTTCCTGGGTGGCTTCCTAGGTGGCTTCCTAGGTGGCTTCCTGGGTGGCTTCCTGGGTGGCTTCCTGGGTGGCTTCCTGTGTGGCTTCCTGGGTGGCTTCCTAGGTGGCTTCCTGGGTGGCTTCCTGGGTGGCTTCCTGGGTGGCTTCCTGGGTGGCTTCCTGTGTGGCTTCCTGGGTGGCTTCCTGTGTGGCTTCCTGGGTGGCTTCCTGGGTGGCTTCCTGGGTGGCTTCCTGTGTGGCTTCCTGGGTGGCTTCCTGGGTGGCTTCCTGGGTGGCTTCCTGTGTGGCTTCCTGGGTGGCTTCCTGGGTGGCTTCCTGGGTGGCGTCCTGGTGGCTTCCTGG CTTCCTAAGGGCTTCCAAGGTGGCTTCCTAGGTGGCTTCCAAGGTGGCTTCCTGGGTGGCTTCCAAGGTGGCTTCCTGGGTGGCTTCCAAGGTGGCTTCCAATGTAGCTTCCAAGGTGGCTTCCTAGGTGGCTTCCAAGGTGGCTTCCTAGGTGGCTTCCTCGGTGGCTTCCTGGGTGGCTTCCTGGGTGGCTTCCTAGGTGGCTTCCTGGGTGGCTTCCTGGGTGGCTTCCTAGGTGGCTTCCTGGGTGGCTTCCTAGGTGGCTTCCTGGGTGGCTTCCAAGGTGGCTTCCTAGGTGGCTTCCTGGGTGGCTTCCTAGGTGGCTTCCTGGGTGGCTTCCTAGGTGGCTTCCAAGGTGGCTTCCTGGGTGGCTTCCTGGGTGGCTTCCTAGGTGGCATCCTGGGTGGCTTCCTGGGTGGCTTCCAAGGTGGCTTCCGGGGTGGCTTCCTGGGTCGCTTCCTAGGTGGCTTCCTGGGTGGCTTCCTAGGTGGCTTCCTGGGTGGCTTCCTAGGTGGCTTCCTAGGTGGCTTCCTGGGTGGCTTCGTGGGTGGCTTCCTGGGTGGCTTCCTGGGTGACTTCCTAGGTGGCTTCCTAGGTGGCTTCCTGGGTGGCTTCCTAGGTGGCTTCCTGGATGGCTTCCTAGGTGGCTTCCAAGGTGGCTTCCTGGGTGGCTTCCTAGGTGGCTTCCTGGGTGGCTTCCTGGGTGGCTTCCTAGGTGGCTTCCTGGGTGGCTTCCTGGGTGGCTTCCAAGGTGGCTTCCGGGGTGGCTTCCTGGGTGGCTTCCTAGGTGGCTTCCTGGGTGGCTTCCTAGGTGGCTTCCTAGGTGGCTTCCTAGGTGGCTTCCTAGGTGGCTTCCAAGGTGGCTTCCAATGTAGCTTCCTAAGGGCTTCCAAGGTGGCTTCCTAG